CGTTTTTCTTGACGATGTTCCAGACCATGATCCGGGAGAGCTGTTTACCGCCTCGACCCAGGAACAGTGCCTGCTCTGCCGGGTTGCGTCGGGTGAGATCGGGACGCTCGTACTTGAGGTAGGCTTCGACGGCCGCCACCGCAACGGGGTTCAGTGAAACCATGCGTTCCTTGTTCCCTTTACCCACGCAGCGGGCATAGCCTTCCGCCAGTTTGACGGAGTCCAGTGGGAGATTCACAATCTCACTCACGCGACAGCCGGTGGCATACATCATCGCCAGAATCGCACGGTCACGGAGCGGATACCGGTCGGCGTTGCAGGGCGCCATCAGCAGTTCGTTGACTTTCTCAGGGCTCAGGACTTTCGGCAAGTATTTCCAGAGCTTGGGAGAATTCAAGAGATCGGCGACACTCTCCGCCAGGATTCCTTCCAGAACGAGGTAGCGGAAAAACAGCTTAATCGAAACCAGGTGTCGCGAAACGGTCGTCGCGGCCAGTCGGCGTTTGTTGAGGTGTTGCAGATACCCGCTCAGAAACTTCAGATCGACCTGACTCAAGGGGCGGGAGGGCTGACTGCGGTACCAGTCCAGAAACTGCGTGATATCGGAGCGATAGGCAGAGACGGTGTTGGCCGCCATTCCACATTCGGCTTCCAGGTAATTCAGGAACGGTTCCAGATGCACGCCGGGATCGGCCGGTTTGCGAACCTGGAATTTTGAATTTGCCGGCGGTCGCTTTCGGGGAGGCATGCAAGTCCTTCGCTTCAGATAAGTCCAACGTCGCTGCTGCGCAGATGTCACTGTCTGCTACTTCATGTTTAACAGACGGCGCAGCGGGGACCAGAGGCTTTATCGGAAGGATGCGTCAGATGCCATGAACGCGGGGCCGGTTAGCGCAGTCCCAACGGTTGTAGCGGACAGTGGGCGGCGACGAAGGTCTGACCCTCTTCCATCTCGTCGAAGAGGACTGTAACCATGCGTTTACGGGCAAAACCGCTGATGCCCATGACGGTACCGACTCCGTACCGCGGATGACGTACCCGCATGCCGACCGAGAAACCCTGCGGGAGTTCGGCTGCTTCGGGGGTCTGCTTCAGCAGGTCAGCCCCGGTCATCAGCAGAGGTTTTTTCTGGGGAGTCGCCGCCTTCAGTGCCTCGGTGTCGACCTCACCCCGTTTAACGGATTCGACGAAATCATCAAAATGCGAGCGGTGCTCTCCCAGGAAATCGGTCATGTCTTTGACTTCGACATCGATCTCTTTCAGGAAGTCACTGGTGATCGTCCGCCAGGGACGCCCGCGCAGTGAGCGTTCGCGTGTCTGTGTCAGGTACAGACACTGTTCGGCCCGGGTGATACCTACAAAGAACAGCCGTCGTTCCTCTTCCAGACCATCACGAAGCTCTTCGCGAAGCACCCGTTCGTGAGGAATCAGATTCTGTTCGACGCCGATAATAAAGACGACCGGATACTCCAGCCCTTTCGCGGCGTGCAGCGTCATCAGCGTCACCTGTCCCGATTCCGCATCCAGCTGATCGGTGGCGCTGGCGAGGGTACTGACTTCAAGGAACCCCTCCAGCGTCGTCTCGTCACCAAAGATCTGGTCGTACTTTCGGGCCGTGGAGACCAGTTCGTTCACGTTAGCGATCCGCTGCTGATCGTCTTCATCCGGACTCTCTTTCCAGCTGTCGATCATCCGGGTACTGTCGATGACCACTTCCATCAGCTGGGCCACAGATCCGGTGTCGGCCAGTGAAAATCCGGAGATCATTTTAGCGAACCGGGCAACCATCGTCGCGGCCCGCTTGGACAGCGTCGAACAGTCTGCGGCCTGGTGCGCGGCTTCGAGCAGACTGATTCCTTTCTCGTCTGCCCAGCGGATGAGTTTTCTCTGTGTGGTTTTGCCGATCCCCCGTAGTGGCTTATTCACGATCCGGCCAAACGCCACGCGGTCATCTGGATTGTTAATCAGCTTGAGATACGCCAGCAGGTCTTTGACTTCGGTCCGTTCGTAAAATGCGACACTACCTGCGAGCTGGTAAGGAATTTTATGTCGGGCCAGCGCCAGCTCCAGTTCGCGGGAGAGCGAGTTCACGCGGTAAAAGATGGCGAAGTCGGTGTATTCAAATTCACCCCGGTCGACGGCGCGGCGGATATGCAGGGCGATCTCTTCCGCCTCCTGTCGCTCGTCGTTATAGGTGAGCAGTTCGACCGGCGTTCCCTCCGGGTTCTCGGTGAACAGTGTTTTGGCTTTTCGTCGCTGGTTGTGCACAATCAGACTGTCGGCGACGCGGAGAATTTCTTTCGTACTGCGAAAGTTCTGTTCGAGTCGAATTGTCTGGCAGTCCGGGAAGTCGCGTTCGAACTGCAGAATGTTTTCGATCTTAGCACCACGCCAGCCATAGATGGACTGATCCGGATCGCCGGTGACGCACAGATTGCGGGTGTTGAGTGAGAGTCCCATCACGATCTGGTATTGTGCCAGGTTGGTGTCCTGGTACTCGTCTACCAGAATATATTGATAACGTTCGTCGAGCGTGGCACGCAGTTCGGGCGAACCTTTGAGCAGGCTGGCGACGTGCAGCAGCAGGTCATCAAAATCGACGGCGTTCGATTCGAGCAGCAGTCGCTGATAGACGGGGTAGACCCGTGCGGCCACCGCCTGCAGGTGATCGCCGATCGATTCCTGAAACGCTTCCGCATATCGCTCTGCGGTGATCAGGTCGTTCTTCGCACGGCTGATCATGCCTGCCATCGTCGAGGGATTGTAGGCTACCGTGTCGATGTCCAGTTCATTGAGCACGTAACGAATTAACTGTTGCTGATCACTCGTGTCAAAAATCGAGAAGTTACTGTCAAGGCCAACGGCTCTGCCGTAGCGTCTCAGAATGCGGACGCAGAATTTATGGAAGGTCGAGATCTCCACGCGGATGCCGGGGATCAGTTGCTGGACCCGTTCGCCCATTTCATCCGAGGCTTTATTGGTAAAGGTAATCCCCAGTATCTGATTCGCGGGCACGCCTGCCTGGATCAGCGAGGCAATCCGGTGAGTAATGACGCGCGTCTTTCCCGAACCGGGTCCAGCCAGTACCAGCAGTGGTCCCTGGTGATGGCTGACGGCAGCGTATTGTTCCGGCGTGAGGACCTGCTGAAAATCCAAGTCAAAATCCTTTTCAAGCGAAGCTGAATGGTTCCGTTGCTGAAATCATCAATGTAAGGGCAGGGGGCTCAAATTCCAAATCGAACCGTCAGTGATTCCCAGTTTTCACACTGAGAAAGAGTCTGTTTCGAGAGCAATTTGACATCAAATACAAAAAAGACTTGAGAAATCAGACCAGATTTAGAAATAATAGTGAACTTTCGTACGTTTTGTTAATGTTGTGAGTTCAAGGTGCTTTGGTTGATTGCACAATATTTGCGGGTCTACTAGACTGCGCTAAGATGGAATGATGATCTGGATCTCTCCTGAGTTAAAGCAGAATCAACCTCAGACTCTGTCGATTTCAGAGACTGGGAGATTTGCCCGGAGTTTTCAGCTCAAATTCGCTCCAATAAAAAACGCCAGATTTCGATCTGTGGAACATTCTATTTCTGGAAATTACTTCCAGACAGGGTTTTGCAGGTTATGAAGCTGGATTAGTTGAATGCCGGTTGGGATGTAGGAATTCAACACACTCCCGACCGGTAAATGACGATAAATTATTTTACAACGGTAGTTTCCACCACCACACGAGAGAACGCGGGCCTGACAGGCCCTGTTTCCGTTTAACGGTGGCCACCGTGATTCGAGTCCTTTTGCCGATGGAGTGCGATCAGACATGCTTCTCAAGGAATCCAAGCCAGCCAGAAAAAGCTCGCTTTATTATGGTATGGTCAGTTTTGCTGTATTGGGTATCGCCAGCCTCGCGCTGGTTGTCACAACCACTCTGGCTGTTGAAGATAAGAAGCCAGAAAAAGCGGATGTCGGACTGCAAGGCATCTTGCCAGCCGAAGTTCCTGAAGGAATTTCCGAGGCCCCCGAAGGTCTCGAGGGAAAATGGGCCAAGTGGAGCACACAGGTTTCTGACCTGCTTGTAAAACTCTACGAATCGGACATGCCCGTTGCACAGCAGCAGGCCACTCTGAAGAGCCTGCAGGCGAAGATCGACGAAGCCAAGGGTCAGGCGGCCCTGGCCGAATACGCCAGCAGCCTGCAGCGTCGCGTTGATATCGCTGATGCCGCTCTGAAAACTTTGAACGTCAACATCGCAACGATCAAAGCAGCCCAGATGAAAGCCAAACAGAACCAGGTTGCAGCTGCTGCTACAGCACTCAAAAAATACCTGGGTACTCTGCAGAATGGAAATGGCTGGGTCGACTACCTGCAGCTGAACCAGTTGCAGAAAGAGCTGAAAAACAGCTACTCCGAAGTCGAACTGATGGATCTGCTCAAGGCTCTGAAAACCAAATTCCAGAACCGGGGTGCTCTTGAAGATGCCGAACAGCGGAAGTTCTTCAACCGTGCTCAGTTCAAGGACCTGGAAAAATCGATCAACGCTTTCCTGGCAGAAGCCAAGCCTGGCAAAACCCAGATCAACAAAGGCAAGATTCGCGAAGAACTCGCTGCCCTGGTTGAAAACCTGGAAGAGTACGAAGTCACCCAGAACAGCAAGTACGCTTTCGAAGCCCGTAAAGCATACGCTCTGCTGCGTGAAGAGCTGGAA
This Gimesia chilikensis DNA region includes the following protein-coding sequences:
- the xerD gene encoding site-specific tyrosine recombinase XerD; this translates as MPPRKRPPANSKFQVRKPADPGVHLEPFLNYLEAECGMAANTVSAYRSDITQFLDWYRSQPSRPLSQVDLKFLSGYLQHLNKRRLAATTVSRHLVSIKLFFRYLVLEGILAESVADLLNSPKLWKYLPKVLSPEKVNELLMAPCNADRYPLRDRAILAMMYATGCRVSEIVNLPLDSVKLAEGYARCVGKGNKERMVSLNPVAVAAVEAYLKYERPDLTRRNPAEQALFLGRGGKQLSRIMVWNIVKKNAARVGCSKEVSPHTLRHSFATHMMAGGAEIRALQELLGHANIRTTQIYTHVDHSRLKAVHQMYHPRG
- a CDS encoding ATP-dependent helicase, whose amino-acid sequence is MDFQQVLTPEQYAAVSHHQGPLLVLAGPGSGKTRVITHRIASLIQAGVPANQILGITFTNKASDEMGERVQQLIPGIRVEISTFHKFCVRILRRYGRAVGLDSNFSIFDTSDQQQLIRYVLNELDIDTVAYNPSTMAGMISRAKNDLITAERYAEAFQESIGDHLQAVAARVYPVYQRLLLESNAVDFDDLLLHVASLLKGSPELRATLDERYQYILVDEYQDTNLAQYQIVMGLSLNTRNLCVTGDPDQSIYGWRGAKIENILQFERDFPDCQTIRLEQNFRSTKEILRVADSLIVHNQRRKAKTLFTENPEGTPVELLTYNDERQEAEEIALHIRRAVDRGEFEYTDFAIFYRVNSLSRELELALARHKIPYQLAGSVAFYERTEVKDLLAYLKLINNPDDRVAFGRIVNKPLRGIGKTTQRKLIRWADEKGISLLEAAHQAADCSTLSKRAATMVARFAKMISGFSLADTGSVAQLMEVVIDSTRMIDSWKESPDEDDQQRIANVNELVSTARKYDQIFGDETTLEGFLEVSTLASATDQLDAESGQVTLMTLHAAKGLEYPVVFIIGVEQNLIPHERVLREELRDGLEEERRLFFVGITRAEQCLYLTQTRERSLRGRPWRTITSDFLKEIDVEVKDMTDFLGEHRSHFDDFVESVKRGEVDTEALKAATPQKKPLLMTGADLLKQTPEAAELPQGFSVGMRVRHPRYGVGTVMGISGFARKRMVTVLFDEMEEGQTFVAAHCPLQPLGLR